A region from the Cuculus canorus isolate bCucCan1 chromosome 14, bCucCan1.pri, whole genome shotgun sequence genome encodes:
- the GFPT2 gene encoding glutamine--fructose-6-phosphate aminotransferase [isomerizing] 2 — protein MCGIFAYLNYRVPRTRKEIFETLIKGLQRLEYRGYDSAGVAVDGNNNEDKERFIKLVKKRGKVKALEEELYKQDDLDSKAEFETHFGIAHTRWATHGVPSAINSHPQRSDKRNEFVVIHNGIITNYKDLRKFLESKGYEFESETDTETIPKLIKYMYDNRESEDTSLSALVEGVIQQLEGAFALVFKSIHYPGEAVATRRGSPLLIGVRSKYKLSTEQIPVLYGTCNIENVKNICNSRMKRLDSSTCLHAIGDKAVEFFFASDASAIIEHTNRVIFLEDDDIAAVTDGKLSIHRLERSASDDPSRAIQTLQMELQQIMKGNFSAFMQKEIFEQPESVVNTMRGRVNFESSTVLLGGLKDHLKEIRRCRRLIIIGCGTSYHAAVATRQVLEELTELPVMVELASDFLDRNTPVFRDDVCFFISQSGETADTLMALRYCKERRALTVGITNTVGSSISRETDCGVHINAGPEIGVASTKAYTSQFVSLVMFGLMMSEDRISLQKRRQEIISGLKSLPEMIKEVLSLDEKIHDLALELYKQRSLLVMGRGYNYATCLEGALKIKEITYMHSEGILAGELKHGPLALIDKQMPVIMVIMKDPCFTKCQNALQQVTARQGRPIILCSKEDTESSKFAYKTIELPHTVDCLQGVLSVIPLQLLSFHLAVLRGYDVDFPRNLAKSVTVE, from the exons GAATTTTTGCTTATCTAAACTACAGAGTGCCTCGGACTcggaaggaaatatttgaaaccCTGATAAAAGGATTACAGAGGCTGGAATACAGAGGCTATGACTCTGCAG GAGTGGCTGTTGAtggaaataataatgaagataAAGAAAGGTTCATCAAGCTGGttaagaaaagaggaaaagttaaAGCCCTGGAAGAAGAGTTGTACA AACAAGATGATCTGGATTCAAAAGCTGAGTTTGAAACACATTTTGGAATTGCTCACACTCGGTGGGCGACCCATGGAGTACCAAGTGCAATAAACAGTCATCCTCAGAGATCAGATAAAAGGAATG aattTGTTGTAATCCATAATGGAATCATCACGAATTATAAGGACCTGAGAAAATTTCTG GAGAGCAAAGGCTATGAATTTGAATCTGAAACAGATACAGAAACAATCCCCAAATTGATCAAATATATGTATGACAACAGAGAGAGTGAGGACACCAGTCTTTCAGCCTTAGTAGAAGGAGTTATTCAACAGTTG GAAGGTGCTTTTGCCTTGGTTTTCAAGAGCATCCATTACCCAGGTGAAGCTGTTGCTACCAG GAGAGGGAGTCCTCTGCTCATTGGGGTTAGAAGCAAGTACAAGCTTTCCACTGAACAGATTCCTGTTTTATATGGGACAT GCAACATTGAGAACGTGAAGAACATATGCAATTCACGAATGAAAAGACTGGACAGCTCTACCTGTCTTCACGCTATTGGGGACAAGGCAGTagagtttttctttgcttccgATGCAAG TGCTATCATTGAGCACACCAACAGAGTAATTTTCTTAGAAGATGATGACATTGCAGCAGTAACTGATGGGAAGCTTTCAATTCACCGTCTTGAGCGTTCAGCTAGTGATGATCCTTCCCGGGCCATCCAGACCTTGCAGATGGAATTGCAGCAAATCATGAAAG GTAACTTCAGTGCGTTCATGCAGAAGGAGATTTTTGAACAACCGGAATCAGTGGTCAATACGATGAGAGGCAGGGTGAATTTCGAGAGCAGCACAG TTCTGCTGGGGGGCCTGAAGGATCACCTGAAAGAAATCAGACGATGCCGAAGATTGATCATTATTGGCTGTGGGACCAGCTACCACGCTGCAGTAGCT ACTCGACAAGTATTGGAAGAATTAACTGAATTACCAGTGATGGTGGAACTTGCTAGTGACTTCCTGGATAGAAACACACCTGTATTCAGAGATGACGTGTGCTTTTTTATAAGTCAGTCAG GTGAAACTGCAGATACGCTTATGGCCTTGAGATATTGTAAAGAACGTCGTGCTCTAACTGTTGGCATCACAAACACAGTCGGAAGCTCAATATCCAGGGAGACGGACTGTGGTGTACATATCAACGCAGGACCTGAGATAGGTGTGGCGAGCACAAAG GCTTACACCAGCCAATTCGTGTCCCTTGTAATGTTTGGCCTAATGATGTCTGAAGACAGGATTTCCTTGCAGAAGAGGAGACAGGAAATCATTAGTGGGCTAAAATCATTGCCAG AAATGATTAAAGAAGTTTTGTCCTTGGATGAGAAGATACATGATTTGGCTCTTGAACTGTACAAACAAAGGTCCCTGCTGGTTATGGGTCGTGGATATAATTATGCCACTTGTCTGGAAGGAGCTCTG aaaataaaagaaattaccTATATGCACTCTGAAGGTATCCTGGCTGGTGAGCTGAAACATGGGCCATTAGCCTTAATAGATAAACAAATGCCTGTAATAATGGTGATAATGAAGGATCCTTGTTTCACCAAGTGCCAGAATGCTCTGCAACAGGTCACTGCTCGACAG ggtCGTCCAATCATTCTGTGTTCTAAAGAAGACACAGAAAGCTCAAAATTTGCCTACAAAACCATTGAGCTGCCTCATACAGTTGACTGCCTTCAAGGAGTCTTGAGTGTTATTCCTCTGCAGTTGCTTTCTTTCCACCTGGCTGTTCTCAGAGGATACGAT GTGGACTTTCCAAGAAATTTGGCCAAATCTGTTACTGTAGAATAA